A section of the Echeneis naucrates chromosome 12, fEcheNa1.1, whole genome shotgun sequence genome encodes:
- the LOC115052358 gene encoding cholesterol 7-desaturase, translating into MSPGLAAACVGLSLGAGLILPDSPLWGESGPIGSPGRAAVCILAGVGLLAAGWLYSLLFCPLELLRGLDVGYIAEDGRSRAQAANDVRRRRKTGELPPVYPNGWYRLLDSHLLHRGQVQHVSALGEQLAVFRGHDGKAYVLDAYCPHLGANLAVGGRVIGSCIECPFHGWQFSGDDGKCVRIPYAKKVPEFAKVRSWPSCEVNRQILVWFHCDGEEPQWTVPEQQEITKGQWVYRGRTEHFINAHIQEIPENAADIAHLAHLHTPGIVSGVDLRYTNSKIWEFVRHDWKVQWEPESEPNRHCSQMLVKHSLTLFGLHWHLLDVDVVARQVGPGMVFLLFDHSYLGRGVILHCVTPVEPLLQCVSHAIFYQSNILPLVPKFILKAECIQFERDVMIWNNKKYLTKPLLVKEDSAIQKHRRWFSQFYSENSPQLRYQCDSLDF; encoded by the exons ATGTCCCCCGGCCTGGCAGCTGCCTGCGTCGGTCTGAGCCTGGGCGCAGGCCTGATCCTGCCGGACTCTCCGCTGTGGGGCGAAAGCGGGCCGATCGGGTCTCCGGGCCGGGCCGCTGTCTGCATCCTGGCCGGGGTGGGCCTCCTCGCCGCGGGCTGGCTCTACAGCCTGCTCTTCTGTCCCCTGGAGCTGCTCCGGGGGCTCGATGTGGGATACATCGCCGAGGACGGCCGCTCCAGAGCGCAGGCCGCAAACGACGTCCGCCGCAGGAGGAAGACCGGAGAGCTGCCGCCGGTTTATCCGAACGGCTGGTACCGACTGCTGGACTCACACCTGCTGCACCGGGGACAGGTCCAACACGTCTCTGCCCTAG GTGAGCAGCTGGCAGTGTTTCGGGGCCATGATGGAAAGGCCTATGTACTGGATGCCTACTGTCCTCACCTGGGTGCCAACCTGGCTGTCGGAGGACGGGTGATCGGAAGCTGCATCGAGTGTCCATTTCATGGATGGCAGTTCTCTGGGGACGACGGCAAGTGTGTGAGAATCCCCTATGCAAAAAAAG TGCCAGAATTTGCCAAGGTGCGCTCCTGGCCCAGCTGTGAGGTCAACCGCCAGATcctggtttggtttcactgtGATGGAGAGGAGCCTCAGTGGACCGTGCCTGAGCAGCAGGAGATCACAAAGGGACAGTGGGTCTATCGAGGGAGAACTGAACATTTTATCAACGCTCAcatacag GAGATACCTGAAAATGCAGCAGATATCGCTCACCTCGCTCACCTTCACACCCCGGGCATCGTCAGTGGCGTAGATCTACGCTACACCAACAGTAAAATCTGGGAATTTGTGCGACATGACTGGAAA GTTCAATGGGAACCAGAGTCCGAGCCCAACAGGCATTGCTCTCAGATGCTGGTGAAACACTCCCTGACTCTGTTTGGACTCCATTGGCATCTGCTGGATGTTGACGTTGTAGCCAGACAG GTCGGCCCAGGAAtggtgtttctgctgtttgacCACAGCTATCTGGGCCGAGGTGTGATCCTGCACTGTGTGACTCCCGTGGAGCCGCTGCTGCAATGTGTCTCTCACGCCATCTTCTATCAGTCTAACATCCTGCCTCTGGTGCCCAAGTTCATCCTCAAAGCAGAGTGCATTCAG TTTGAGCGGGATGTAATGATCTGGAACAATAAGAAGTACCTCACCAAGCCTCTTCTGGTGAAGGAAGATTCAGCCATCCAGAAGCACAGGCGGTGGTTCAGTCAGTTCTACAGTGAGAACAGCCCGCAGCTGCGATATCAGTGCGACTCTTTAGACTTTTGA
- the LOC115052051 gene encoding bile salt-activated lipase-like: protein MMEKLGILVVVAIFLETVSATSLGVVYTEGGMVEGKNIRLGYRRHMDIFKGIPFADVPGRFEKPKRHPGWDGVLKATEFAKRCMQVNLIMTHARGSEDCLYLNVWVPHGRSVSTGLPVMVWIYGGAFLAGGSMGANVLDNYLYSGQEIAERGNVIVVTLAYRVGTLGFLSTGDSSLPGNYGLWDQQAAIAWVHRNIRSFGGDPDNITIFGESAGGASVSFQTLTPHNKGLFKRAISQSGVALCPWAVNRNPRKYAEEIALKVNCPTNENMVSCLKTTDPARLTLAGTISFSGSPDHPVLENLALSPVIDGDFLPDDPSNLFHNAADIDYIAGITDMDGHIFTGLDVPSINSQLIDTPIEDVRRLLASYTKEKGAAGLDNAYSTYTSTWGSNPNRETIKKTVVEIGTDYIFLVATQAALYLHANNAKTGRTYSYLFSEPNRLGGIGKPYPSWMGADHGDDLQYVFGKPFTTPLGYWPRHRDVSGYMIAYWTNFAKTGDPNKGDLSVPATWPQFTNTGHQFLEINSKMDKGYVKQEMRMPYVNFWTSILPSLSTVFSE, encoded by the exons ATGATGGAGAAGCTGGGcattttggttgttgttgcaaTTTTCCTTGAGACGGTCTCTGCGACCTCT CTTGGAGTGGTTTACACTGAAGGAGGGATGGTGGAGGGCAAAAACATTCGTCTTGGTTACCGTCGTCACATGGACATCTTCAAGGGGATTCCCTTTGCTGACGTCCCTGGAAGATTTGAGAAACCAAAGCGTCACCCTGGCTGGGATG GTGTCCTGAAGGCCACTGAGTTCGCAAAGCGATGTATGCAGGTGAACCTTATCATGACTCACGCCAGAGGAAGTGAGGATTGCCTTTACCTTAATGTCTGGGTTCCTCATGGCCGCTCAG TGTCCACAGGCCTGCCTGTTATGGTCTGGATCTATGGAGGAGCCTTCCTGGCCGGTGGTTCAATGGGTGCTAACGTCTTGGACAACTATCTGTACAGTGGGCAGGAGATTGCAGAGCGAGGAAATGTTATTGTTGTGACACTGGCATATCGTGTGGGAACTCTGGGCTTTCTGAGTACCGGAGACTCTAGTCTGCCTG GTAATTATGGTCTGTGGGACCAGCAAGCAGCCATCGCCTGGGTGCACAGGAACATCCGTTCATTTGGAGGAGATCCTGACAACATCACCATCTTCGGGGAGTCTGCAGGTGGCGCTAGTGTTAGCTTTCAG ACACTCACTCCCCACAACAAAGGGCTTTTCAAGAGAGCCATCTCCCAGAGCGGGGTTGCCCTGTGCCCATGGGCTGTCAACAGAAACCCCCGAAAGTACGCTGAGGAG ATTGCACTGAAGGTTAATTGCCCCACCAATGAAAATATGGTCTCCTGTTTGAAGACGACTGATCCTGCACGCTTGACATTGGCTGGCACCATCAGCTTTTCCGGTTCACCTGATC ATCCTGTGCTAGAAAACCTGGCCCTCTCTCCTGTGATTGATGGCGACTTCCTGCCCGATGACCCATCCAATCTGTTCCACAATGCTGCTGACATTGACTATATCGCTGGAATCACTGACATGGATGGACACATCTTTACTGGTTTAGATGTTCCTTCAATCAACTCCCAACTCATAGACACACCTAT TGAGGATGTGAGGAGACTTTTGGCTTCATACACTAAGGAGAAGGGCGCTGCTGGTTTGGACAATGCCTACAGTACATACACCTCAACATGGGGATCAAATCCCAACAGGGAGACTATCAAGAAAACCGTAGTGGAGATCGGAACAGACTACATCTTCCTGGTGGCAACGCAGGCTGCCCTTTATCTCCATGCTAACAATGCCAA AACTGGTCGTACCTACTCCTATCTCTTCTCTGAGCCAAACCGTTTGGGTGGCATTGGCAAGCCGTACCCCAGCTGGATGGGAGCTGACCACGGTGATGACCTGCAATATGTTTTTGGAAAGCCTTTCACCACACCACTGGGATACTGGCCTCGCCACCGCGATGTTTCCGGCTACATGATTGCCTACTGGACCAACTTTGCTAAAACTGG AGATCCCAACAAAGGGGATCTGAGTGTTCCTGCTACATGGCCTCAATTCACCAACACTGGACACCAGTTCCTGGAGATCAATTCAAAGATGGACAAAGGTTATGTGAAACAGGAGATGAGAATGCCTTATGTGAATTTCTGGACCAGCATCCTGCCCAGCCTGTCCACAGTGTTCTCAGAATAG